Proteins encoded within one genomic window of Brassica rapa cultivar Chiifu-401-42 chromosome A09, CAAS_Brap_v3.01, whole genome shotgun sequence:
- the LOC117127926 gene encoding uncharacterized protein LOC117127926 — MKDMVSEVRTSRQQPNWIGDTLWKLMTDYWDTDAAVAKSATASASRMSDLQGLGFHTHNSGQKSYMQLHQEMVVELGRPVSFGEVFIRAHTKSDGTFSDFKAKQVIEAFKKQKEAKLATLETDDHTETGQHPPLSIEEENELFIQATFTNDRGQIYGLGSLKNQLNEVAYDSRSLSSFIQMQQQLEEAQRQIKEQAALLAKAEEDRAQAAAAAAMVEEERSRVIATQQATIDELLMVRKYIATTDQRFLDFISKETASSDPHHV; from the exons ATGAAAGACATGGTCAGCGAAGTAAGGACATCTCGGCAGCAGCCTAATTGGATAGGCGACACACTCTGGAAACTAATGACCGACTATTGGGACACTGACGCTGCGGTTGCAAAGAGTGCTACAGCATCAGCATCTAGAATGTCTGACCTTCAAGGTCTTGGCTTTCACACACATAACTCTGGCCAGAAGTCTTATATGCAGCTCCACCAAGAGATG GTTGTTGAATTGGGAAGACCAGTGAGCTTTGGTGAAGTATTCATCAGAGCTCATACAAAGTCAGATGGAACCTTTAGTGATTTCAAAGCTAAACAAGTTATTGAGGCTTTCAAGAAGCAAAAAGAAGCTAAGTTGGCCACCCTTGAGACTGATGATCACACCGAGACTGGGCAGCATCCACCACTATCAATAGAAGAGGAGAATGAGCTGTTTATTCAG GCCACTTTCACCAATGACAGGGGGCAAATTTATGGCCTTGGAAGCTTGAAGAACCAACTTAATGAAGTGGCATATGACTCAAGAAGCTTGTCCTCTTTCATCCAAATGCAACAGCAACTTGAAGAAGCTCAACGTCAAATCAAAGAACAAGCTGCTCTTCTTGCAAAGGCTGAGGAAGATCGTGCCcaagctgctgctgctgcggcAATGGTTGAGGAAGAGCGTTCCAGAGTTATAGCTACTCAGCAAGCTACGATCGATGAGTTGTTAATGGTTCGGAAGTACATCGCCACCACAGACCAGAGATTCTTGGACTTCATCTCCAAAGAAACAGCTTCATCTGATCCCCATCATGTTTAG
- the LOC117127726 gene encoding uncharacterized protein LOC117127726 — translation MGGNYNYTNFRDWMYKRIDEETGNFSEEFTTGVEQFMAFANSQPLTQDNNGKFFCPCSVCKNEKFLPGHRILKHIYSKGFMLDYYVWYKHGEELDMALGTSYANPTHLSGSEDHIGNAVEDRYVEMVNDAFRDNVSFDNYQHGDSYQNAVDPECNHSKKFYDLLEGAKNPLYDGCREGHSQLSLASRIMQNKVDYNLSEKCVDSVCEMLTDYLPAGNQSTGSHYETERLMRNLGLPYYKIDVCVNNCMIFWKEDERWDKCQFCDAPRWKPRSERRRTKVPYSRMWYLPIADRLKRMYQSKKTAAAMRWHAEHQAKEGEMSHPSDAAEWKHFQDQHPRFAEEPRNVYLGLSTDGFNPFGMSNNHSLWPVILTPYNLPPGMCMNPEYLFLTILNSGPNHPRASLDIFLKPLIAELKELWSTGVEAYDVSLNQNFNLKAVLLWTISDFPAYGMLSGWTTHGRLSCPICMEDTKAFYLKNGRKTCWFDCHRRFLPRGHPLRKNRKDFLKGKHAMNEVPPESLSGEQVYSERLKGVNPPKTSQCGGNGHDKKKPGYGKEHNWHKESIFWELPYWRDLNLRHNLDVMHIEKKFFDNIMNTLMSVKGKSKDTIKSRLDIELLCDRQHLHVDSRGQAPFPPYTLGESARKSLLECVKVGVKFPDGYASDLANCVDIEKRKFSGMKSHDCHVFMERLLPFICAELLDENVHLALSAELGGPVQYRWMYLFERYFKKLKANATNKSHAAGSIVEAYINAEIAYFSEHYFADSIQTKSRFTRFEVGEVPVYHVEGVPDIFIQPFESMFEDFLSVKYPDLSERDLSTKRAEEYHIWVKDYVTHWSETHPFPAWVKEFVQGPVNKAKTWPIYFTRGFLFHTQTHGEGRKTCNYGVCAKGESYTNAADESQYYGILTDIIQINYEEALGGKMAE, via the exons ATGGGAGGTAATTACAACTACACTAACTTTCGAGATTGGATGTACAAGAGGATCGATGAAGAAACGGGGAATTTCTCGGAAGAGTTCACAACGGGAGTAGAGCAATTCATGGCATTTGCAAACAGTCAGCCTCTAACACAGGATAATAATGGTAAATTCTTTTGTCCTTGCAGTGTTTGCAAGAATGAGAAATTTCTCCCGGGGCATCGAAttttgaaacatatatatagtaaaggGTTTATGCTCGACTATTATGTGTGGTACAAGCATGGAGAAGAACTCGATATGGCTTTAGGAACAAGTTATGCTAATCCGACGCATTTAAGTGGTAGTGAAGATCACATTGGTAATGCAGTAGAAGATAGATATGTGGAAATGGTGAATGATGCATTTCGAGATAATGTGAGTTTTGATAACTATCAACATGGTGATAGTTATCAAAATGCAGTAGATCCGGAATGCAATCACTCGAAGAAATTCTACGACTTGTTAGAAGGAGCGAAAAATCCTTTATATGATGGTTGCCGAGAAGGTCACTCGCAATTATCATTGGCTTCTAGGATCATGCAAAATAAGGTGGATTATAATTTGAGTGAAAAGTGCGTTGATTCGGTATGTGAAATGTTGACAGACTATTTACCAGCTGGAAACCAATCAACCGGTTCACATTACGAGACAGAAAGATTGATGCGCAATTTGGGTCTCCCGTACTATAAAATTGATGTGTGTGTTAACAATTGTATGATCTTCTGGAAAGAGGATGAAAGGTGGGATAAGTGTCAGTTTTGTGATGCACCAAGATGGAAGCCTAGAAGCGAACGACGTAGAACCAAAGTGCCATATAGTCGTATGTGGTATCTACCTATTGCTGACAGATTGAAGAGAATGTATCAGAGCAAGAAGACAGCAGcagcaatgagatggcatgcagaGCACCAAGCAAAGGAGGGTGAAATGTCTCATCCGTCAGATGCAGCAGAGTGGAAACACTTTCAAGATCAACATCCCCGGTTTGCAGAGGAACCCCGTAATGTTTATCTCGGCTTATCTACGGATGGATTCAATCCATTTGGGATGTCTAATAATCATTCGTTGTGGCCAGTGATCTTGACTCCATATAATCTACCTCCTGGTATGTGCATGAATCCAGAGTACTTGTTTCTCACAATTTTGAATTCTGGGCCAAATCACCCACGAGCTAGTCTAGATATCTTCCTCAAACCTCTAATTGCGGAGTTAAAAGAGCTGTGGTCTACTGGAGTTGAAGCATACGATGTCTCtttgaatcaaaattttaatcttaagGCTGTGCTTCTTTGGACGATAAGCGACTTTCCGGCATATGGGATGCTATCAGGATGGACGACTCATGGTAGGTTGTCTTGTCCAATTTGTATGGAAGATACAAAGGCTTTTTATCTGAAGAATGGAAGGAAGacgtgttggtttgattgtcatcgaaGATTTCTTCCTCGTGGCCATCCATTGAGGAAGAACAGAAAGGACTTCTTGAAGGGAAAACATGCTATGAATGAAGTTCCACCTGAATCTTTGAGTGGTGAGCAAGTTTATTCTGAGCGGTTAAAAGGTGTCAATCCACCAAAAACGTCCCAGTGCGGTGGAAATGGTCACGATAAGAAGAAACCCGGATATGGGAAGGAACATAACTGGCACAAGGAAAGCATATTCTGGGAGTTGCCGTACTGGAGGGACCTAAATCTTCGACATAATCTTGATGTtatgcatattgagaagaagtTTTTCGACAACATCATGAATACTCTTATGAGTGTGAAGGGTAAGTCGAAAGACACAATCAAGTCAAGATTGGATATAGAACTTCTCTGTGATCGGCAACACTTACATGTTGATAGTCGTGGTCAAGCTCCTTTTCCTCCCTACACACTGGGAGAGAGCGCAAGAAAAAGTTTATTGGAATGTGTGAAAGTTGGGGTaaaatttccagacggttatgCTTCCGACTTAGCTAACTGTGTTGATATAGAGAAGCGCAAGTTTTCAGGCATGAAGAGTCATGACTGCCATGTGTTTATGGAGAGGCTACTTCCATTTATATGTGCAGAACTCCTAGACGAGAACGTCCATCTTGCTTTATCAG CTGAACTAGGAGGCCCCGTGCAATATAGGTGGATGTATCTTTTCGAAAGATATTTTAAGAAGTTGAAAGCGAACGCAACGAACAAAAGCCATGCAGCAGGGTCGATAGTTGAAGCATATATCAATGCTGAGATTGCTTATTTCTCAGAACACTACTTCGCTGACAGTATACAAACGAAATCGAG GTTTACAAGATTTGAAGTAGGTGAAGTCCCTGTATATCATGTTGAAGGAGTACCAGATATATTTATTCAG CCATTTGAGAG CATGTTCGAAGATTTTCTTTCTGTAAAATATCCAGACCTTTCTGAAAGAGATCTCTCCACGAAGAGAGCTGAGGAATATCATATATGGGTGAAAGATTAT gTTACTCACTGGAGCGAAACACATCCTTTTCCTGCTTGGGTTAAAGAGTTTGTACAAGGACCCGTGAATAAAGCCAAAACCTGGCCAATTTATTTCACTCGAGGTTTTCTGTTTCATACCCAAACGCATGGTGAGGGACGAAAGACTTGCAACTATGGAGTATGTGCTAAAGGAGAGAGTTATACAAATGCAGCTGATGAATCTCAGTACTATGGGATCTTAACAGATATCATACAAATCAATTACGAGG AGGCACTCGGCGGAAAAATGGCGGAATAG
- the LOC103833874 gene encoding AT-rich interactive domain-containing protein 2 isoform X2, whose translation MAGWSSFNSTSCSYIDVEVEVSDECEERLKRLFDQALLIFLEEEGNNRPLPAVTGEGKTVDLFKLFVLVREGGGFDSVSRKGLWDSVAGRLGLDCSVSPSLRLVYSKYLDRMEKWAVEKSRIVNWDDGDSKKKGCYGGLLHELGDGFKGLLENGKCPKRNRAMSFGCRHVEESGSEFHSPRKRFRECEDDDDEEVGTSCAVLSDDSEEEGLVKQETLQGMLKWLTLVALCPHDPSIGVIPHCSKWKDYTGSACWIQVTRAKNALLVQNSSFLGNQTMHPSMYEDDRSRSTGRLRYSIRRPNLSKPQCSESPVSLTKSGSSHCREVISVCEATTDLVAGTSGATELQVFSNAVKERNKPEIPRRYVAVGRHYQARVDEWTGGSGLDSDTKWLGTRIWPLENREVVDRGLGKGRPDCCSCEIRTSGSVECTRFHIAEKRMELKRDLGDVFFHWRFNQMGEEVSLRWTEREEKMFKKLMVSDSQSFWENAAKCFRGKKREQLVSYYFNVFLINRRRYQNRVTPRNVDSDDEGTFGCVGNSFGRYAVTLIGSDIMICSQNRQCNDLD comes from the exons ATGGCAGGATGGTCAAGTTTCAATAGTACTTCATGTTCATACATTGATGTTGAGGTTGAGGTATCTGATGAATGTGAGGAGAGGTTAAAGAGATTGTTTGATCAAGCTTTGTTGATCTTCCTTGAGGAAGAGGGTAATAACAGGCCTCTCCCTGCAGTTACCGGTGAAGGCAAAACGGTTGATTTGTTTAAGCTGTTTGTGTTGGTGAGGGAGGGAGGAGGGTTTGATTCAGTGTCTAGGAAAGGGTTGTGGGACTCAGTGGCTGGGAGGTTAGGGTTGGACTGTTCAGTCTCTCCATCTTTGAGGCTGGTTTACTCCAAGTACTTGGACCGGATGGAGAAATGGGCGGTGGAGAAGTCGAGGATTGTGAACTGGGATGATGGGGATAGTAAGAAGAAAGGGTGTTATGGGGGTTTGTTGCATGAGCTAGGAGATGGGTTCAAGGGTTTGTTGGAGAATGGAAAGTGTCCAAAACGTAATAGAGCTATGTCTTTTGGGTGTAGGCATGTTGAAGAGTCCGGTTCTGAGTTCCATAGCCCTaggaagagatttagagagtgtgaggatgatgatgatgaagaagtaGGAACGTCCTGTGCTGTTCTTAGTGATGATTCTGAGGAAGAAGGTTTGGTAAAGCAAGAAACTTTACAGGGTATGTTAAAGTGgcttactttggttgccttaTGCCCTCATGATCCTTCCATTGGAGTCATACCACACTGCTCAAAGTGGAAGGACTACACTGGAAGCGCGTGTTGGATCCAAGTGACTAGAGCAAAGAATGCTTTACTTGTTCAAAACTCTTCATTTCTG GGTAACCAAACTATGCATCCTTCTATGTACGAAGACGACCGTAGTAGGTCGACAGGGAGGTTAAGATACAGCATAAGGCGTCCAAATTTATCCAAACCACAGTGCAGTGAAAGTCCAGTATCTCTAACTAAGTCAGGATCTAGCCATTGCAGAGAAGTTATCTCTGTTTGTGAAGCCACAACAGATCTTGTTGCAGGAACATCTGGAGCAACGGAGTTGCAAGTATTCTCAAATGCAGTCAAAGAGAGAAACAAACCAGAGATCCCGAGAAGGTATGTGGCTGTAGGACGTCATTACCAAGCCAGAGTCGATGAATGGACAGGAGGATCTGGTCTAGATAGTGATACTAAGTGGTTAGGAACACGCATATGGCCATTGGAGAACAGAGAAGTTGTGGATCGTGGCCTTGGAAAAGGAAGGCCAGATTGCTGCAGCTGTGAAATCCGCACCTCTGGTTCTGTCGAATGCACTAGATTCCACATTGCAGAGAAGAGAATGGAGCTCAAACGTGATCTCGGCGATGTCTTTTTCCATTGGAGGTTCAATCAGATGGGGGAAGAAGTGTCTTTAAGGTGgacagagagagaagagaagatgtTCAAGAAACTGATGGTTTCGGATTCTCAGAGCTTTTGGGAGAACGCTGCAAAGTGTTTCAGGGGGAAGAAGAGAGAGCAGCTTGTGAGTTACTACTTCAACGTCTTCTTGATTAACCGTAGAAGGTATCAGAACCGTGTGACTCCGAGAAATGTAGACAGTGATGATGAAGGGACTTTTGGTTGCGTGGGTAACAGTTTTGGTCGTTATGCTGTTACGTTGATTGGTTCAGATATTATGATATGTTCTCAGAACAGACAGTGTAATGACCTTGACTGA
- the LOC103833874 gene encoding AT-rich interactive domain-containing protein 2 isoform X1, with product MAGWSSFNSTSCSYIDVEVEVSDECEERLKRLFDQALLIFLEEEGNNRPLPAVTGEGKTVDLFKLFVLVREGGGFDSVSRKGLWDSVAGRLGLDCSVSPSLRLVYSKYLDRMEKWAVEKSRIVNWDDGDSKKKGCYGGLLHELGDGFKGLLENGKCPKRNRAMSFGCRHVEESGSEFHSPRKRFRECEDDDDEEVGTSCAVLSDDSEEEGLVKQETLQGMLKWLTLVALCPHDPSIGVIPHCSKWKDYTGSACWIQVTRAKNALLVQNSSFLRLQGNQTMHPSMYEDDRSRSTGRLRYSIRRPNLSKPQCSESPVSLTKSGSSHCREVISVCEATTDLVAGTSGATELQVFSNAVKERNKPEIPRRYVAVGRHYQARVDEWTGGSGLDSDTKWLGTRIWPLENREVVDRGLGKGRPDCCSCEIRTSGSVECTRFHIAEKRMELKRDLGDVFFHWRFNQMGEEVSLRWTEREEKMFKKLMVSDSQSFWENAAKCFRGKKREQLVSYYFNVFLINRRRYQNRVTPRNVDSDDEGTFGCVGNSFGRYAVTLIGSDIMICSQNRQCNDLD from the exons ATGGCAGGATGGTCAAGTTTCAATAGTACTTCATGTTCATACATTGATGTTGAGGTTGAGGTATCTGATGAATGTGAGGAGAGGTTAAAGAGATTGTTTGATCAAGCTTTGTTGATCTTCCTTGAGGAAGAGGGTAATAACAGGCCTCTCCCTGCAGTTACCGGTGAAGGCAAAACGGTTGATTTGTTTAAGCTGTTTGTGTTGGTGAGGGAGGGAGGAGGGTTTGATTCAGTGTCTAGGAAAGGGTTGTGGGACTCAGTGGCTGGGAGGTTAGGGTTGGACTGTTCAGTCTCTCCATCTTTGAGGCTGGTTTACTCCAAGTACTTGGACCGGATGGAGAAATGGGCGGTGGAGAAGTCGAGGATTGTGAACTGGGATGATGGGGATAGTAAGAAGAAAGGGTGTTATGGGGGTTTGTTGCATGAGCTAGGAGATGGGTTCAAGGGTTTGTTGGAGAATGGAAAGTGTCCAAAACGTAATAGAGCTATGTCTTTTGGGTGTAGGCATGTTGAAGAGTCCGGTTCTGAGTTCCATAGCCCTaggaagagatttagagagtgtgaggatgatgatgatgaagaagtaGGAACGTCCTGTGCTGTTCTTAGTGATGATTCTGAGGAAGAAGGTTTGGTAAAGCAAGAAACTTTACAGGGTATGTTAAAGTGgcttactttggttgccttaTGCCCTCATGATCCTTCCATTGGAGTCATACCACACTGCTCAAAGTGGAAGGACTACACTGGAAGCGCGTGTTGGATCCAAGTGACTAGAGCAAAGAATGCTTTACTTGTTCAAAACTCTTCATTTCTG CGCTTGCAGGGTAACCAAACTATGCATCCTTCTATGTACGAAGACGACCGTAGTAGGTCGACAGGGAGGTTAAGATACAGCATAAGGCGTCCAAATTTATCCAAACCACAGTGCAGTGAAAGTCCAGTATCTCTAACTAAGTCAGGATCTAGCCATTGCAGAGAAGTTATCTCTGTTTGTGAAGCCACAACAGATCTTGTTGCAGGAACATCTGGAGCAACGGAGTTGCAAGTATTCTCAAATGCAGTCAAAGAGAGAAACAAACCAGAGATCCCGAGAAGGTATGTGGCTGTAGGACGTCATTACCAAGCCAGAGTCGATGAATGGACAGGAGGATCTGGTCTAGATAGTGATACTAAGTGGTTAGGAACACGCATATGGCCATTGGAGAACAGAGAAGTTGTGGATCGTGGCCTTGGAAAAGGAAGGCCAGATTGCTGCAGCTGTGAAATCCGCACCTCTGGTTCTGTCGAATGCACTAGATTCCACATTGCAGAGAAGAGAATGGAGCTCAAACGTGATCTCGGCGATGTCTTTTTCCATTGGAGGTTCAATCAGATGGGGGAAGAAGTGTCTTTAAGGTGgacagagagagaagagaagatgtTCAAGAAACTGATGGTTTCGGATTCTCAGAGCTTTTGGGAGAACGCTGCAAAGTGTTTCAGGGGGAAGAAGAGAGAGCAGCTTGTGAGTTACTACTTCAACGTCTTCTTGATTAACCGTAGAAGGTATCAGAACCGTGTGACTCCGAGAAATGTAGACAGTGATGATGAAGGGACTTTTGGTTGCGTGGGTAACAGTTTTGGTCGTTATGCTGTTACGTTGATTGGTTCAGATATTATGATATGTTCTCAGAACAGACAGTGTAATGACCTTGACTGA